Proteins encoded in a region of the Hippocampus zosterae strain Florida chromosome 11, ASM2543408v3, whole genome shotgun sequence genome:
- the grem2a gene encoding gremlin-2 has product MLWRITIAVILTGALCITAESKKSRPQGYIPSPYKTKANLSSERHQQLLQPKPEVLSSSREALVVTERRYLRRDWCKTQPLRQTISEEGCRSRTVVNRFCYGQCNSFYIPRHMGPGHNRGQGRKGHNKAQEPFQSCSFCRPHRVTQLTVQLDCPDLQPPFRHRKVQRVKQCRCMSVDVSGHGKL; this is encoded by the coding sequence ATGCTGTGGAGAATAACCATCGCGGTCATACTGACTGGAGCGCTCTGCATCACGGCCGAAAGCAAAAAGTCCCGGCCGCAGGGCTACATCCCGTCGCCGTACAAGACCAAAGCCAACCTGTCCTCCGAGCGTCACCAGCAGCTCCTGCAGCCCAAACCCGAGGTGCTATCGTCCAGCCGCGAGGCCTTGGTGGTGACCGAGCGCCGCTACCTGCGCAGGGACTGGTGCAAGACCCAACCCCTGCGCCAGACCATCAGCGAGGAAGGCTGCCGCAGCCGCACGGTGGTCAACCGCTTCTGCTACGGCCAGTGCAACTCCTTCTACATCCCCCGGCACATGGGGCCCGGCCACAATCGAGGACAAGGAAGGAAAGGCCACAATAAGGCCCAGGAGCCCTTTCAGTCGTGCTCCTTCTGCCGGCCGCACCGCGTCACGCAGCTCACCGTGCAGCTGGATTGCCCCGACCTGCAGCCCCCCTTCCGGCACCGCAAAGTGCAGAGGGTCAAACAGTGTCGCTGCATGTCGGTGGACGTGAGCGGTCACGGAAAGCTGTGA